Proteins encoded in a region of the Onychostoma macrolepis isolate SWU-2019 chromosome 20, ASM1243209v1, whole genome shotgun sequence genome:
- the serinc1 gene encoding serine incorporator 1, with amino-acid sequence MGAVLGLCSMASWIPCLCGSAPCLLCRCCPSGNNSTVTRLIYAFFMLLGVGVACIMLMPGMEGHLKKIPGFCEGGMGSSVPGVQGHVNCDVLVGYKAVYRVCFGMAMFFLLFSLIMVKVKSSQDPRAAVHNGFWFFKFAAATAITVGAFFIPEGPFTTVWFYIGMAGAFCFILIQLVLLIDFAHSWNESWVEKMEEGNSRCWYAALLSATAINYALSLVSLVLFYVYYTHSDGCTENKVFISINMLLCVGASVMSVLPKIQESQPRSGLLQSSIVTLYTMYLTWSAMTNEPDRRCNPSLLGIIGLNSTTPAGQDRVVQWWDAQGIVGLVLFLLCVLYSSIRNSSNAQVNKLTLTSDESALIEDGPAPENFEEGDDSNRAVDNEKDGVTYSYSFFHFMLFLASLYIMMTLTNWYSPDSNYETMTSKWPSVWVKITSSWICISLYVWTLVAPLVLTNRDFD; translated from the exons ATGGGGGCCGTGCTTGGGCTTTGTTCCATGGCCAGTTGG ATTCCTTGCCTTTGTGGCAGTGCTCCCTGCCTGCTGTGCAGATGCTGCCCAAGTGGAAACAACTCCACAGTCACTCGGCTGATCTATGCCTTCTTTATGCTGCTGGGTGTGGGCGTCGCCTGCATCATGCTCATGCCAGGCATGGAGGGGCATCTGAAGAAG ATTCCAGGCTTTTGCGAAGGAGGAATGGGGTCATCTGTCCCGGGAGTCCAAGGTCATGTGAACTGCGATGTGCTGGTGGGCTATAAGGCTGTGTATCGTGTGTGCTTTGGGATGGCCATGTTCTTCCTTCTCTTCTCTCTCATCATGGTAAAGGTCAAGAGCAGCCAGGACCCAAGAGCTGCTGTGCATAACGG GTTTTGGTTTTTCAAGTTTGCGGCTGCCACTGCTATTACAGTTGGAGCTTTCTTCATTCCTGAAGGCCCTTTTACTACTG TCTGGTTTTACATAGGCATGGCTGGAGCGTTCTGTTTCATCCTCATCCAGCTGGTGCTCTTGATCGACTTTGCTCATTCTTGGAACGAGTCCTGGGTGGAGAAAATGGAGGAGGGAAACTCTCGCTGCTGGTATGCAG CTCTTCTGTCTGCCACAGCCATCAACTATGCTCTGTCGCTGGTGTCTCTGGTCTTATTCTATGTGTATTACACCCACTCTGATGGCTGCACTGAGAACAAAGTCTTCATCAGCATCAACATGCTGCTGTGCGTTGGTGCATCTGTCATGTCCGTCTTGCCTAAAATCCAG GAATCCCAGCCCAGATCTGGTCTCTTGCAGTCCTCCATTGTTACTCTGTACACCATGTATCTGACCTGGTCTGCCATGACCAATGAGCCTG ACCGCAGATGCAACCCTAGCTTGCTTGGCATTATTGGCCTCAACAGCACCACCCCTGCTGGTCAGGACCGTGTTGTTCAGTGGTGGGATGCCCAGGGTATTGTGGgcttggtcttgttcctgttgTGTGTGCTGTACTCCAG cATCCGCAACTCTAGCAACGCCCAAGTGAACAAACTGACCCTCACCAGCGATGAGTCTGCTCTGATCGAGGATGGTCCCGCTCCAGAGAACTTTGAAGAGGGTGATGACTCCAACCGTGCCGTTGACAATGAGAAGGATGGAGTCACCTACAGCTACTCTTTCTTCCACTTCATGCTTTTCTTGGCTTCCCTGTACATCATGATGACACTGACAAACTGGTACAG